One Bacteroidota bacterium genomic region harbors:
- a CDS encoding methylmalonyl-CoA mutase, with the protein MPDKKKYTDSGIEIKPVYSESDLQAASNQQAGEYPYTRGIQSDMYRGKLWTMRQYAGFSTAEESNKRYHYLLSQGVNGLSVAFDLPTQIGYDSDHALAEGEVGKVGVAIDSLEDMKALFKGIKLEDVSTSMTINATGFILLSLYVALAKQQGADLKKISGTIQNDILKEYAARGTYIYPPKPSMRIITDIFEWCSLEVPKWNTISISGYHIREAGSTAVQEIAFTLSNGKAYVQAALEKGLDINVFGKRLSFFFNAHNNLFEEVAKFRAARRMWAKMMKGLGATDPKAMMLRFHTQTGGSTLTAQQPLNNISRVTIQTLAAVLGGTQSLHTNGYDEAMSLPTEEAARIALRTQQVVAFESGAPDTVDPLGGSYFIESLTNEVEAAAWKLIEKIDVMGGSVSAIEQGFIQNEIARSAYEHQRQVETNERIIVGVNKFQVDTEEPIPLFKIDDSIRLIQIEKLKQLKQNRNNAKVDSLLQQLNDKAASGENLMPAVIEAVENNITLGEIADELRAVFGEHK; encoded by the coding sequence ATGCCGGATAAAAAAAAATATACAGATTCAGGAATAGAGATAAAACCTGTTTATTCTGAATCTGATTTACAAGCTGCGAGTAACCAACAAGCCGGCGAATACCCCTACACAAGAGGTATTCAATCCGACATGTATCGGGGTAAACTCTGGACCATGCGGCAATACGCCGGTTTCAGTACTGCAGAAGAAAGTAATAAGCGATACCATTATTTATTATCGCAAGGAGTAAATGGACTGAGTGTAGCATTTGATTTACCTACACAAATAGGATATGACAGTGATCATGCCTTGGCAGAAGGTGAAGTTGGCAAAGTTGGTGTCGCCATTGATTCGCTGGAAGACATGAAGGCATTGTTCAAAGGAATAAAACTGGAAGATGTATCTACTTCCATGACGATAAATGCAACAGGATTTATTTTACTCTCATTATATGTTGCATTGGCAAAACAGCAAGGCGCTGATCTGAAAAAAATAAGCGGCACTATACAAAATGATATTTTAAAAGAATATGCCGCAAGAGGAACTTATATTTATCCGCCCAAACCTTCTATGCGCATCATTACCGATATTTTTGAATGGTGCAGTCTTGAAGTGCCGAAGTGGAATACGATCTCTATTTCCGGCTATCATATCCGGGAAGCAGGAAGTACAGCTGTGCAGGAAATTGCATTTACTCTCAGCAATGGGAAAGCCTATGTACAGGCCGCATTGGAAAAAGGATTAGATATAAATGTATTTGGCAAACGCCTCTCCTTCTTTTTCAATGCACATAATAATTTATTTGAAGAAGTGGCCAAGTTCCGTGCGGCAAGACGCATGTGGGCAAAAATGATGAAAGGGCTCGGCGCAACTGATCCCAAAGCAATGATGCTCCGCTTTCATACACAAACCGGGGGAAGTACATTAACAGCCCAACAGCCATTGAATAATATTTCAAGAGTAACCATTCAAACACTAGCAGCAGTTTTAGGAGGCACACAATCTTTACATACCAATGGATATGATGAAGCAATGAGTTTGCCAACAGAAGAGGCTGCACGAATTGCATTGCGTACGCAACAAGTTGTTGCCTTTGAAAGTGGTGCTCCTGATACAGTTGATCCATTAGGCGGGAGCTATTTTATAGAATCATTGACAAACGAAGTAGAAGCCGCTGCATGGAAGCTGATAGAAAAAATTGATGTAATGGGCGGAAGTGTGAGTGCTATCGAACAGGGCTTTATACAAAATGAAATTGCCCGCAGCGCCTACGAACATCAGCGGCAGGTAGAAACGAATGAGAGGATAATTGTAGGTGTAAATAAATTCCAGGTGGATACTGAAGAACCTATCCCTCTTTTTAAAATAGATGACAGCATACGGTTGATACAAATAGAAAAGCTAAAACAACTAAAGCAAAACCGCAACAACGCAAAAGTTGATTCCCTTCTGCAACAACTAAATGATAAAGCTGCCAGCGGCGAAAACCTGATGCCTGCAGTAATAGAAGCCGTTGAAAATAATATAACCTTGGGTGAAATTGCTGATGAGCTAAGAGCTGTTTTTGGGGAGCATAAATAA
- a CDS encoding iron-sulfur cluster assembly accessory protein yields the protein METLTTSPVSFTEGAILEINKLMNAEGFDNTMLLRVGVKGGGCSGMTYILGFDHKQENDNEFEVNGVRCIMDKAHEIYLFGMQVDWQDGLNNRGFTFKNPNASSTCGCGTSFAV from the coding sequence ATGGAAACATTAACTACAAGCCCGGTAAGTTTTACTGAAGGGGCTATTCTGGAAATAAATAAACTGATGAATGCGGAAGGTTTTGATAACACTATGCTTTTGCGTGTAGGTGTAAAAGGCGGTGGCTGCTCTGGCATGACCTATATCCTCGGTTTCGATCACAAGCAGGAAAATGATAATGAGTTTGAAGTAAATGGTGTTCGTTGCATTATGGACAAAGCTCATGAAATTTACTTGTTCGGTATGCAAGTAGATTGGCAGGATGGACTTAATAACCGCGGCTTTACTTTTAAAAATCCCAATGCTAGCAGCACTTGTGGTTGCGGCACTTCTTTCGCAGTATAA
- a CDS encoding T9SS type A sorting domain-containing protein: protein MKNFTFLLLAVFSILVFNVIAKAQSEPVHRTCATDEVMQQLFQNDPSARARYENTQRQFESRIRAILNNPQHRTQAITTIPVVVHVGVTSARQSLVTNAIIQSQIDTLNFYYGIQPIGDSLRVYTPFRTAYGRSEIRFCMAQRTPANAPSTGIVRTVTSTVFSSANHPSGELGFWDPTKYLNIWVVELSGGVLGFSYLPGSFTPSDPRNGFVNDFRAFGAGPGTSSGGYHFNLYNQGKTAVHEIGHYFNLLHPWGPLATTNPGCANDDFCGDTPLTSAPTFGCPASPVTNTCSPAAPGIQFQNHMDYADDACMYLFTVNQCTRMTTSLTLADRVGLTTSNGCQPIVTTNDDASVSAILTPANGSSIACASVPLIVTLRNNGTNSLTSANIRVRVNGADVPAAAFNFAGTLAPAASTTVTMPNLNLAALGAYTIKVHSTIPNGVPDSSPANDTSTVSITRVGTSTLPVVENFEGASFPSAGWRANNPDGPSSIPAQTGFGWERRASVPSPNGTRAAEIDFYDYSTLDAKDSIVSPDIDMTNPPGLKLLQFDRAHATYGYPPIFAANVDTMEVMVSTNCGASYTSVWKKYGAVITNPNSLNTVTLNTTAGYTPSSAADWLTETIDITSVVGASPVARVLFKTINRYGNFLFLDNINISSQFQRDMGVTIITSPLANECNNTITPQVTVRNLGTAVVNSYTVEYTIDGGTPISATFNTPVAPGVTVVHTLPVSGVITAGNHVFRVYTINPVGPSGTGDQNTTNDALTRNITIRNVTDAPAIETFEGAAFPSPNWSIANPNNNNTWVKKNQGYLSSNSAFIDNYNSNTPNQVDDILTPVFRTTGNGGAQADSVIITWDLAARYYPATPYDTFTVRTSPDCGNTFPNTLFNAGGATLGAADGNDFLVPIESEWRTRRVAVGGAAITSGTHMVGFRNKNQFGNNMFVDNINVSLLFKRDVGVVAINNPDAECSATFTPNVTVRNFGSETVTAFSVSYRINSGAIQTASFTGQTLARNGQVSVSLPNNSGTLATGSHTITAFTLNPVTASGTGDQFLANDTLTRSFSILASLPAPLIETFESPTFPPANWGVFNPNGDLTWQRSTVGNNNAGSAYMNNWNYLGRGQLDYLYSPNVTYTGVDSISLSFDISAATRLYPGSQQLPLDTVEVLVTTNCGTSFTSIYKKWGADLQTIGNPNDPQPFEFFPGAPSHWRNEKIDLTAFAPTGPLQVVFKNRNGFGNNVFIDNVNLKTRTLPASLKADGLQILPSPFQSTFQIWHLQQPTTLKSVRIFNSAGQLVWQKEYSLTAPKIIDVDLSKNAAGMYIVDLRYSTRGTDQQIRIIKTQ, encoded by the coding sequence TTGAAAAATTTTACATTCCTGCTTCTTGCGGTCTTTTCAATTTTAGTTTTTAATGTAATCGCAAAAGCACAAAGCGAACCTGTACATCGTACCTGTGCAACAGATGAAGTCATGCAGCAATTGTTTCAAAATGATCCCTCAGCAAGGGCTCGTTATGAAAATACACAACGCCAATTCGAAAGCAGAATAAGAGCTATTCTGAATAATCCACAGCACAGAACTCAGGCTATCACAACCATCCCTGTAGTAGTGCATGTCGGGGTAACAAGTGCCCGACAATCCCTCGTTACAAATGCTATTATTCAAAGCCAGATCGATACTCTTAATTTTTACTATGGAATCCAGCCAATTGGGGACAGCTTAAGAGTGTACACACCATTCAGAACTGCCTATGGAAGAAGTGAAATCAGGTTTTGCATGGCACAACGTACACCAGCCAATGCTCCTTCAACCGGCATTGTGAGAACGGTTACATCAACTGTGTTTTCTAGTGCCAACCACCCGAGTGGAGAATTAGGTTTTTGGGATCCTACAAAATATCTTAACATATGGGTGGTGGAATTAAGCGGTGGTGTTTTAGGCTTTTCTTATTTGCCCGGCAGTTTTACACCCAGCGACCCTAGAAATGGTTTCGTAAATGACTTCCGTGCATTTGGTGCTGGCCCAGGTACAAGCAGTGGTGGTTATCATTTCAATTTATACAATCAGGGTAAAACCGCTGTACATGAAATTGGTCATTACTTTAATTTATTACATCCCTGGGGACCTTTAGCTACTACAAACCCGGGTTGTGCGAACGATGATTTTTGCGGTGATACACCACTTACTTCAGCACCAACATTTGGTTGCCCCGCTTCACCAGTTACAAATACTTGTTCACCGGCAGCACCAGGTATACAGTTCCAAAACCATATGGACTATGCTGACGATGCCTGTATGTATTTATTTACAGTAAACCAGTGTACCCGGATGACAACATCTCTTACATTGGCTGACAGGGTTGGGTTAACTACTTCAAATGGTTGCCAACCAATTGTAACAACAAATGATGATGCATCAGTTTCTGCAATACTTACACCTGCTAATGGTTCATCTATTGCTTGTGCCAGTGTGCCATTGATTGTTACATTGAGAAATAACGGAACAAATAGCCTTACATCTGCTAATATCAGGGTAAGAGTTAATGGTGCTGATGTTCCAGCTGCAGCATTTAATTTCGCCGGTACTCTTGCTCCGGCTGCGTCTACTACTGTTACAATGCCAAACCTTAATCTTGCTGCGTTGGGAGCTTATACGATCAAAGTGCATTCAACCATACCAAACGGTGTTCCTGATTCAAGTCCTGCAAATGATACTTCAACGGTAAGTATCACAAGGGTAGGAACATCAACATTACCGGTAGTTGAAAATTTTGAAGGAGCTTCTTTCCCATCTGCTGGATGGCGTGCAAATAATCCTGATGGACCGTCAAGTATTCCTGCTCAAACAGGATTTGGATGGGAAAGACGTGCATCCGTTCCATCACCAAATGGTACAAGAGCCGCTGAAATTGATTTCTACGATTACTCAACATTGGATGCAAAAGATTCCATTGTTTCACCCGATATTGATATGACAAATCCTCCGGGTTTAAAACTTTTGCAATTTGACCGTGCACATGCTACTTATGGCTATCCTCCGATTTTTGCTGCTAACGTAGATACAATGGAAGTGATGGTTTCAACAAATTGTGGCGCCAGCTATACAAGCGTCTGGAAAAAATATGGTGCAGTTATTACAAATCCTAATTCATTAAATACAGTTACACTCAATACTACAGCTGGCTATACTCCATCGTCAGCCGCTGACTGGCTTACTGAAACAATTGATATCACTTCAGTAGTGGGTGCATCACCTGTAGCAAGAGTATTGTTTAAAACAATCAACCGCTATGGTAACTTCCTGTTCCTTGATAACATCAATATCAGTAGTCAGTTCCAACGTGATATGGGAGTAACCATAATCACAAGTCCGCTGGCTAATGAATGTAATAACACAATAACACCACAGGTGACAGTACGGAACCTTGGTACCGCTGTAGTAAACTCTTATACAGTTGAATATACTATTGATGGAGGTACTCCGATATCAGCTACATTTAATACCCCAGTAGCCCCAGGTGTTACCGTAGTACATACGCTTCCTGTTTCCGGTGTAATCACTGCAGGCAATCATGTGTTCCGTGTATACACGATTAACCCTGTGGGTCCATCGGGCACAGGTGATCAGAATACAACCAATGATGCATTGACAAGAAACATTACTATAAGAAATGTAACCGATGCACCAGCTATTGAAACATTTGAAGGTGCTGCTTTCCCATCTCCTAACTGGAGTATTGCCAACCCGAATAATAACAATACATGGGTTAAGAAAAACCAGGGATACCTGAGTTCCAACTCTGCATTCATTGATAATTATAACAGTAATACTCCAAATCAAGTGGATGATATCCTTACTCCTGTATTCAGAACAACTGGTAATGGTGGTGCGCAAGCTGACTCAGTAATTATTACATGGGATCTGGCAGCTCGTTACTATCCTGCTACTCCATACGACACATTTACTGTAAGAACATCTCCTGACTGCGGCAATACTTTCCCGAATACCTTATTCAATGCAGGTGGCGCAACCCTGGGTGCTGCAGATGGTAATGATTTTTTAGTACCAATCGAATCTGAATGGAGAACCCGTCGTGTAGCAGTAGGTGGCGCAGCCATTACTTCAGGTACTCATATGGTTGGTTTCAGAAATAAAAACCAGTTTGGTAACAATATGTTTGTTGATAATATCAACGTTTCCTTGTTATTCAAACGTGATGTTGGTGTTGTTGCAATTAACAATCCTGACGCAGAATGTTCAGCAACATTTACTCCGAATGTTACAGTAAGAAACTTTGGTAGCGAAACTGTAACCGCATTTAGTGTCTCTTACAGGATAAATAGCGGGGCAATTCAAACAGCCAGCTTCACTGGACAAACTCTTGCCCGTAATGGACAGGTGAGTGTAAGCCTTCCAAACAATTCAGGAACCCTTGCAACCGGTTCACATACAATTACAGCATTTACATTGAACCCGGTAACTGCAAGTGGTACGGGTGATCAGTTCCTAGCAAATGATACCTTGACAAGATCTTTCAGTATACTTGCTAGTTTGCCTGCGCCATTGATCGAAACTTTTGAAAGCCCGACCTTCCCTCCTGCTAACTGGGGTGTATTTAATCCTAACGGAGACCTGACCTGGCAAAGAAGTACTGTTGGTAATAATAATGCAGGATCGGCTTATATGAACAACTGGAATTACCTTGGCCGTGGCCAGCTCGACTACCTGTATTCACCGAATGTAACTTATACAGGTGTTGACTCCATTTCATTATCCTTCGATATTTCTGCAGCTACTAGACTGTACCCGGGCAGCCAGCAATTACCGTTAGATACTGTTGAGGTACTTGTTACAACTAATTGCGGAACTTCATTTACTTCTATCTATAAGAAATGGGGAGCAGACCTGCAGACTATCGGTAACCCGAATGATCCGCAGCCGTTTGAATTCTTCCCTGGTGCCCCAAGCCATTGGAGAAATGAAAAAATCGATCTTACTGCATTTGCTCCAACAGGTCCATTGCAGGTTGTATTCAAAAACAGAAACGGTTTTGGCAACAATGTATTTATTGATAATGTAAATCTGAAAACCCGTACACTTCCGGCAAGCCTGAAAGCGGATGGATTACAGATACTGCCGAGTCCGTTCCAGTCAACATTCCAGATCTGGCACCTACAACAACCAACCACATTGAAGTCAGTGAGGATATTTAACTCAGCGGGCCAGCTAGTATGGCAAAAAGAATACTCACTTACTGCACCGAAAATAATAGATGTAGATCTTAGCAAAAATGCGGCCGGTATGTATATAGTTGATTTAAGATACTCAACCCGTGGCACAGACCAGCAAATTCGCATTATTAAAACACAATAA
- a CDS encoding MFS transporter — translation MNLRYRLTILSFLQFFVWGIWLISLGGYMFANFNNPVDPALGSKVGNTYGTMGWAALIMPALMGILADKYIRAEIVLGICHIISAAGLYYASTVNNAGDMYWAIFFVSCFYMPTIGLSNTVSYSLLSKNNFDVQKSFAPIRVWGTVGFIVAEWAVDLLGWTQNSNQFYFAAVAGVCTGLYCFSIPKIEISRSKEKKSFATRLGLDAFQLFKSSMMARFFLFAMFLGAALQITNMFGNPFLGDFGKVPEYAESFAVKHSNILISLSQISETLFILAIPFFLRRFGIKQVMLISMLAWVLRFGLFGIGNPGSGLWLLVLSMIVYGMAFDFFNISGSLFVDREAKPGIRASAQGLFMLMTNGLGAILGGFFAGAIVDYFTDAAGNKNWQNIWFTFAGYALVIAVLFVFGFKYKHDRNAVVEIKH, via the coding sequence ATGAATCTTCGCTACCGGCTGACCATACTTAGCTTTTTGCAATTCTTTGTTTGGGGTATCTGGCTTATTTCTTTGGGGGGGTATATGTTTGCAAATTTCAATAACCCCGTTGATCCTGCACTCGGTTCCAAAGTCGGTAATACATACGGAACAATGGGATGGGCTGCTTTGATCATGCCTGCTTTAATGGGCATTCTTGCGGATAAGTATATAAGGGCTGAAATTGTTTTAGGTATATGTCATATTATAAGTGCTGCAGGGCTGTATTATGCAAGCACAGTTAACAATGCTGGTGATATGTACTGGGCTATCTTCTTCGTTAGTTGTTTTTATATGCCTACGATTGGTTTGAGTAATACAGTTTCATATTCTTTACTGAGTAAAAATAATTTTGACGTACAAAAATCGTTTGCGCCGATCCGTGTTTGGGGAACGGTTGGGTTTATTGTGGCAGAATGGGCGGTCGATTTATTGGGATGGACACAGAATAGTAACCAGTTTTATTTTGCTGCTGTTGCAGGTGTATGTACTGGTTTGTATTGTTTTTCCATTCCAAAAATTGAAATAAGCAGATCAAAAGAAAAAAAATCATTTGCCACACGGCTTGGGTTAGATGCTTTTCAGTTGTTTAAGTCCTCTATGATGGCGAGATTCTTTTTATTTGCTATGTTCCTCGGGGCAGCCCTGCAAATAACAAATATGTTTGGCAATCCATTCCTGGGTGATTTTGGAAAAGTGCCCGAGTATGCAGAAAGTTTTGCAGTAAAACATAGTAATATTCTTATATCGCTTTCACAGATCTCCGAAACACTATTCATTCTCGCAATTCCTTTCTTCTTACGCCGGTTTGGTATCAAGCAGGTAATGCTGATAAGTATGCTTGCATGGGTATTACGCTTTGGTTTGTTTGGAATTGGAAATCCAGGCTCAGGGTTATGGCTTCTTGTTCTATCTATGATCGTTTACGGAATGGCATTTGACTTCTTCAATATATCAGGTTCTTTATTTGTTGACCGCGAAGCAAAACCTGGCATCAGGGCAAGTGCACAAGGTTTGTTTATGTTAATGACAAACGGGCTTGGCGCTATCTTAGGTGGATTCTTTGCTGGTGCGATTGTTGATTATTTTACTGATGCTGCAGGAAATAAGAACTGGCAGAATATATGGTTCACGTTTGCAGGTTATGCATTAGTAATTGCTGTGCTATTTGTTTTTGGATTTAAATACAAGCATGATCGCAATGCAGTTGTTGAAATAAAGCATTAA
- the trxA gene encoding thioredoxin: protein MAKEFTDGNFQSDVLSSDKLTVVDFWAEWCGPCRAIGPVIEDLSKEYDGKVNVGKLNVDMNPNVSMNYGITSIPAILFFKGGQVVDKLVGAQPKGNFVKKIESHI from the coding sequence ATGGCAAAAGAATTCACAGATGGCAATTTTCAATCCGATGTGTTAAGTTCTGATAAGTTAACCGTGGTTGATTTCTGGGCTGAATGGTGTGGCCCATGCCGTGCAATCGGACCAGTAATTGAAGACCTTTCAAAAGAGTATGATGGTAAAGTGAATGTAGGAAAACTAAATGTTGATATGAATCCTAACGTAAGCATGAACTATGGTATCACTTCTATCCCTGCTATACTTTTCTTTAAAGGCGGACAGGTTGTTGACAAATTAGTAGGTGCACAACCAAAAGGAAATTTTGTAAAGAAAATTGAATCGCATATTTAA